The Ahaetulla prasina isolate Xishuangbanna chromosome 4, ASM2864084v1, whole genome shotgun sequence genome has a window encoding:
- the LOC131197393 gene encoding stress-associated endoplasmic reticulum protein 2-like, with protein sequence MSGVQRMKVANERHSKSITQRGGPHRAPTPQEEKAPVGPWLLALFVFVVCGSAIFQMIQSIRLGG encoded by the exons ATGTCCGGCGTGCAGCGCATGAAGGTGGCCAACGAGCGGCACAGCAAGAGCATCACGCAGCGCGGCGGCCCCCACCGAGCCCCG ACCCCGCAGGAGGAGAAGGCGCCGGTGGGGCCGTGGCTGCTGGCCCTCTTCGTCTTCGTGGTCTGCGGGTCAG CCATCTTCCAGATGATCCAGAGCATCCGCCTGGGAGGCTAA
- the SRRT gene encoding serrate RNA effector molecule homolog: MGDSDDEYDRRRRDKFRRERSDYDRSRERDDRRRDDWSDREWDRGRERRSRGEYRDYDRSRRERFSPPRHELSPPQKRMRRDWDEHTADPYHSGYEMPYSGVSTGPSYGPPQPWAHPEMHVTQHHILPIQARLGNIAEVDLGIAPPVMKNFKEFLLSLDDSVDETEAVKRYNDYKLDFRRQQMQNFFLAHKDEEWFRSKYHPEEAGRRKQEAQNALQNRLNVFLYLMDNGWFEGLQLDIDKANAIIKVLDAAVIKMEGGTEHDLKVLDQEEEEERPEKAEPGKKEENRLPEQERKVSEKEEKKEEAKKAKTAEEEAAEEKGKKEEEEKRGEKKEEPEKEAKKTTHKHKRKRSGNDSYDEGSISESDSDSESGRPQGEDKDKKPKEEPAGPKDGEGSPKGKEKDGEPKPRALHKTCSLFVRNIAPNIPQAEIVAFCKRYPGFMRVALSDPQPERRFFRRGWVTFDRTVNIKEICWNLQNIRLRDCELSPGVNRDLTRRVRNINGITQHKQILRNDIKLAAKLIHAMDDRTQLWGAGEAQLPSEVSNLPSQNPILKNITDYLIEEVSAEEEELLGRSGEPSEETPKEGNPAEITVERDEKLVKVLDKLLLYLRIVHSVDYYNTSEYLNEDEMPNRCGIIHVRGPIPPNRVTHREVAEWQKTFEDKLLPLFSVRESLSEEEALKMGKKDPEQEVENFVTSNTLELGKDKWQCPLSGKKFKGPEFVRKHIFNKHAEKIEEVKKEVAFFNNFLMDAKRPALPEFKLNQPPVPGQGLAPGLPYPPQAPQGLMPYGQPRPPILGYGGGPPYPPAPYAAGRGNYDTFRGQAGYLNKPRNRMVRGDPRAIVEYRDLDAPEDVDFF, translated from the exons ATGGGGGACAGCGATGATGAATACGATCGCAGGCGCAGGGACAAATTCCGACGCGAGAGAAGTGACTACGATCGCTCTCGAGAGCGAGATGATAGACGCCGAGACGACTGGAGTGACAG GGAATGGGACCGAGGCCGGGAGCGCCGGAGCAGAGGGGAATACCGTGATTACGACCGGAGCAGACGGGAACGCTTCTCCCCCCCTCGTCACGAGCTGAGCCCGCCACAGAAACGCATGAGACGGGATTG GGATGAGCACACAGCGGATCCCTATCACTCTGGCTATGAGATGCCTTACAGCGGGGTCTCCACGGGCCCATCTTATGGGCCTCCCCAGCCTTGGGCACACCCTGAAATGCATGTGACCCAGCACCACATCCTCCCCATCCAAGCCAG GTTGGGGAACATTGCAGAAGTGGATTTGGGCATCGCTCCACCCGTCATGAAGAATTTTAAGGAGTTCCTCCTCTCCTTGGATGACTCCGTGGACGAGACGGAAGCCGTGAAGCGCTACAACGACTACAAACTAGATTTCCGCCGCCAGCAGATGCAGAATTTCTTCCTGGCCCACAAGGACGAAGAGTG GTTCCGGTCCAAGTACCACCCGGAAGAAGCTGGACGGAGGAAGCAGGAGGCCCAGAACGCTCTCCAGAACCGGCTCAACGTCTTCCTCTACCTGATGGACAACGGCTGGTTTGAGGGCCTGCAGCTGGACATCGACAAGGCCAATGCCATCATCAAGGTCCTGGATGCTG CTGTTATCAAGATGGAAGGCGGGACGGAGCACGATTTGAAGGTCTTGgaccaggaggaggaagaggagcgtCCGGAGAAGGCTGAgcctgggaagaaggaggagaaccgGCTGCCAGAACAGGAGCGGAAAGTAtccgagaaggaggagaagaaggaggaggccaAGAAGGCCAag ACGGCCGAGGAGGAAGCTGCGGAGGAGAAAggcaagaaggaggaagaggagaaaaggggggagaagaaagaggagcccGAGAAGGAGGCAAAGAAG ACCACCCACAAGCACAAACGGAAGCGCAGTGGGAACGACAGCTATGACGAGGGGAGCATTTCGGAGTCCGACAGCGATTCCGAGAGCGGGCGTCCCCAAGGAGAGGACAAAG ACAAGAAGCCCAAGGAGGAGCCGGCCGGCCCAAAGGATGGGGAGGGGTCCCCCAAAGGCAAGGAGAAGGACGGGGAGCCCAAGCCTCGCGCTCTGCACAAGACCTGCTCCCTCTTCGTGCGCAACATCGCCCCCAACATCCCCCAGGCCGAGATCGTGGCG TTCTGCAAAAGATACCCTGGCTTCATGAGAGTGGCACTTTCAGACCCTCAGCCGGAACGGAG GTTTTTCCGGAGGGGCTGGGTGACCTTCGATCGCACCGTCAACATCAAGGAAATTTGTTGGAATCTCCAGAATATTCGG CTGCGAGACTGCGAGCTGAGCCCCGGCGTCAACCGGGACCTGACCCGCCGCGTGCGCAACATCAATGGCATCACGCAGCACAAGCAGATCCTGCgcaatgacatcaagctggcggCCAAGCTGATCCACGCCATGGACGACCGGACACAACTGTGGGGGGCCGGAGAGGCCCAGCTGCCCTCCGAAGTGTCG AACCTGCCCTCCCAGAACCCCATCCTGAAGAACATCACGGACTACCTGATCGAGGAGGTCAGTGCagaagaggaggagctgctgggCCGAAGTGGGGAGCCGTCAGAAGAGACCCCCAAAGAGGGGAACCCGGCTGAGATCACGGTGGAGAGGGACGAGAAGCTGGTGAAG GTCCTGGACAAGCTGCTGCTCTACCTGCGCATCGTCCACTCGGTCGATTACTACAACACCTCCGAGTACCTCAACGAGGACGAGATGCCCAACCGGTGCGGGATCATCCACGTGCGGGGGCCCATACCCCCCAACCGCGTCACCCACCGCGAAG TGGCCGAGTGGCAGAAGACCTTCGAGGACAAGCTGCTGCCGCTCTTCAGCGTCCGGGAGTCCCTGTCGGAAGAGGAAGCCCTCAAGATGGGCAAGAAGGACCCCGAGCAGGAAGTGGAGAACTTCGTCACCTCCAACACCCTGGAGCTGGGCAAGGACAAGTGGCAGTGCCCGCTCAGCGGGAAGAAGTTCAAG GGCCCCGAGTTTGTGCGCAAGCACATCTTCAACAAGCACGCCGAGAAGATTGAGGAGGTGAAGAAGGAGGTGGCCTTCTTCAACAACTTCCTGATGGACGCCAAGCGGCCGGCCCTGCCCGAGTTCAAGCTGAACCAGCCGCCTGTCCCCGGACAGG gcCTGGCACCGGGGTTGCCCTACCCACCGCAGGCCCCCCAGGGACTGATGCCCTATGGACAGCCACGCCCGCCCATCCTGGGATACGGAG gCGGTCCTCCGTATCCCCCGGCTCCCTATGCCGCCGGGCGGGGCAACTACGACACCTTCCGAGGACAGGCTGGATATCTGAATAAACCACGGAACAG GATGGTCCGAGGAGACCCCCGTGCCATCGtagagtaccgagacttggacgcaCCTGAGGACGTAGACTTCTTCTGA
- the LOC131197377 gene encoding acetylgalactosaminyl-O-glycosyl-glycoprotein beta-1,3-N-acetylglucosaminyltransferase-like: MSLGLAAVLFLITSALRKRLLLQAMAEPITLYFNRSVYEALFPHLQLYRCQEVIAQDDLCQGPFRAPLLLLAIKSHPGSDGRRATLRRTWAQTAEMGGFWLQPLFLLGAASNQKQLESVAQESRVFGDILMWGFTESHYNLSLKERCFLQWVHGQCQRAAFVFKGDDDLFVNPTVLTDYLRRTPNASHFIHGNIQVHSVVMRTGKYAVSRDLYPLDHYPNFASGGGFIMSHLGLAALYRASLELPVFPLDDVYLAFLALAAKIPHRHDEAFRVWGIPKDELSAYQDSISIHGVSMERIEEVWKQLESPPKDFWISS, encoded by the exons ATGAGCTTGGGGCTGGCAGCTGTCCTCTTCTTGATCACGTCCGCCCTGAGGAAGCGGCTTCTTCTTCAAGCAATGGCTGAGCCCATCACCTTGTACTTCAACCGGAGCGTCTATGAAGCCCTCTTCCCTCACCTGCAGCTCTACCGCTGCCAGGAGGTGATAGCCCAGGACGACTTGTGCCAGGGACCCTTCCGGGCGCCCTTGCTGCTCCTGGCCATCAAATCCCACCCGGGTTCTGATGGCAGGAGGGCCACCCTGCGACGCACCTGGGCCCAGACAGCGGAGATGGGGGGCTTCTGGCTGCAGCCCCTTTTCCTCCTGGGGGCCGCATCCAACCAGAAGCAGCTGGAATCGGTGGCGCAGGAGAGCCGCGTGTTTGGTGACATCCTGATGTGGGGTTTCACGGAGTCCCATTACAACCTGTCCCTCAAGGAGCGCTGCTTCCTCCAGTGGGTGCACGGGCAGTGCCAGCGGGCAGCCTTCGTCTTCAAAG GGGACGATGACCTCTTTGTGAACCCCACGGTGCTGACCGATTACCTCCGCCGGACGCCCAACGCCTCCCACTTCATCCATGGCAACATCCAGGTCCACTCAGTGGTCATGAGGACGGGCAAGTATGCTGTCTCGCGGGACCTCTACCCCCTGGACCACTACCCTAACTTTGCTTCCGGAGGGGGGTTCATCATGTCGCATCTGGGGCTGGCTGCCCTCTACCGAGCCTCCCTGGAGCTGCCCGTCTTCCCGCTGGACGATGTCTACCTGGCCTTCCTGGCGCTGGCGGCCAAGATCCCCCACCGGCATGATGAGGCCTTCCGCGTCTGGGGCATCCCCAAGGATGAGCTCTCGGCCTACCAGGACTCCATTTCCATCCACGGGGTCAGCATGGAGAGGATCGAGgaagtctggaagcagctggagaGCCCCCCAAAGGACTTCTGGATCTCGTCTTAA
- the LOC131197376 gene encoding N-acetyllactosaminide beta-1,3-N-acetylglucosaminyltransferase 3-like: MAPSTLPQVTRRRACQLWGLTLGILTSLILFLSWHREQLAPSPAPTDRQTITLTDSTFTFYFNRSVYEALFPHLQLYRCQEVIARNNLCQRPSRAPLLLLAIKSHPASGGRRATLRRTWAQTAEMGGFWLQPLFLLGAASNQKQLELVAQESRMFGDILMWDFMESHHNLSLKERCFLQWVHGHCQRAAFVFKGDDDLFVNPKVLTDYLRRTPNASHFIHGNIQVHSVVMRTGKYAVSRDLYPLDHYPNFASGGGFIMSHLGLAALYRASLELPVFPLDDVYLAFLALAAKIPHRHDEAFRVWGIPKDELSAYQDSISIHGVSMERIEEVWKQLESLRKDFWIWS, from the exons ATGGCTCCCTCCACGCTCCCCCAGGTCACCAGGCGCAGAGCCTGCCAGCTTTGGGGGCTGACACTGGGGATACTGACCTCCCTCATCCTATTCCTGAGCTGGCACAGGGAGCAGCTGGCCCCCAGCCCTGCCCCCACCGACAGACAGACCATCACCCTGACCGACAGCACCTTCACCTTCTACTTCAACCGGAGCGTCTACGAAGCCCTCTTCCCTCACCTGCAGCTCTACCGCTGCCAGGAGGTGATAGCCCGGAACAACTTGTGCCAGAGACCCTCCCGGGCGCCCCTGCTGCTCCTGGCCATCAAATCCCACCCGGCTTCTGGTGGCAGGAGGGCCACCCTGCGACGCACCTGGGCCCAGACAGCGGAGATGGGGGGCTTCTGGCTGCAGCCCCTTTTCCTCCTGGGGGCCGCATCCAACCAGAAGCAGCTGGAGTTGGTGGCGCAGGAGAGCCGCATGTTTGGCGACATCCTGATGTGGGATTTCATGGAGTCCCATCACAACCTGTCCCTCAAGGAGCGCTGCTTCCTCCAGTGGGTGCACGGGCACTGCCAGCGGGCAGCCTTCGTCTTCAAAG GAGACGATGACCTCTTTGTGAACCCCAAAGTGCTGACCGATTACCTCCGCCGGACGCCCAACGCCTCCCACTTCATCCATGGCAACATCCAGGTCCACTCGGTGGTCATGAGGACGGGCAAGTATGCTGTCTCGCGGGACCTCTACCCCCTGGACCACTACCCTAACTTTGCTTCCGGAGGGGGGTTCATCATGTCGCATCTGGGGCTGGCTGCCCTCTACCGAGCCTCCCTGGAGCTGCCCGTCTTCCCGCTGGACGATGTCTACCTGGCCTTCCTGGCGCTGGCGGCCAAGATCCCCCACCGGCATGATGAGGCCTTCCGCGTCTGGGGCATCCCCAAGGATGAGCTCTCGGCCTACCAGGACTCCATTTCCATCCACGGGGTCAGCATGGAGAGGATCGAGgaagtctggaagcagctggagaGCCTCCGAAAGGACTTCTGGATCTGGTCTTAA